In the Chroococcidiopsis sp. SAG 2025 genome, one interval contains:
- a CDS encoding GMC family oxidoreductase, translated as MFVDARTLPEDTVIDSEVCIIGTGPAGTTLAHELRSQNFRVCLLESGGTELDEATQSLSQGRIVEEIKQKLDRSRCRQFGGTANLWRDRTGENHYSVRLLPLDKIDFERRDWLPYSGWSFDKSHLDPFYERAQHLCRLRPFAYHAEDWEDDRTPRLPLAEGRLETTMYQFGPRNVFTHELKSEIARSPNITTYLNANVVEIETNDTAKAITRVRVACLSGNQFWVAAKIFVLATGGIENARLLLLSNKAQKAGLGNQNDLVGRFFMEHPIFQIGVFRPKDRQLFNSTALYDLRWANNILVMGKLSLTDAVMRQQQLLNTSLILVPRSLAYESPAVKSLKTFLSSIRQGKVPQARSHLQAAINGIDEIKSHIYRRTFKIEETPYSISEGGWSYFQNNEKRFGAFEVWAATEQIPNPDIRVTLGEERDRLGLRRIQHIRWHSSELEIQSNLQVEEILREEIAQADLGQFQSWRELTGRTKPKYYGGMHHMGTTRMHVDPKQGVVDENCCIHGIANLYVAGSSVFPTGGAANPTLTIVALAMRLADRIKQAIELDAIAIGNEQLLHVQ; from the coding sequence ATGTTTGTTGATGCTAGGACATTACCAGAAGATACAGTCATTGACAGCGAAGTTTGCATCATCGGTACTGGTCCCGCCGGAACTACGCTGGCACATGAGTTGCGATCGCAGAACTTTCGCGTTTGTTTGCTCGAAAGCGGCGGAACCGAGCTGGATGAAGCCACGCAGTCTCTCTCCCAGGGCAGGATAGTTGAAGAAATTAAACAAAAGCTTGACAGATCTCGCTGCCGTCAATTTGGTGGCACTGCTAACCTCTGGAGAGATCGAACCGGAGAAAACCACTACAGCGTCAGACTGCTGCCGCTAGACAAAATCGATTTTGAACGGCGAGATTGGTTGCCATATAGCGGCTGGTCGTTTGACAAATCTCACCTCGATCCGTTTTACGAACGCGCTCAACACCTGTGCCGACTGCGACCCTTCGCTTACCATGCAGAAGACTGGGAAGACGATCGCACTCCACGGCTACCTTTAGCTGAGGGGCGGCTTGAAACGACTATGTATCAGTTTGGACCGCGCAACGTCTTCACGCACGAACTCAAAAGCGAAATTGCGCGATCGCCAAACATTACAACTTATCTCAATGCGAATGTTGTCGAGATTGAAACTAACGATACGGCTAAAGCGATAACTCGCGTCCGAGTCGCTTGTTTGTCGGGAAATCAATTTTGGGTAGCCGCCAAAATCTTCGTTCTTGCCACAGGTGGAATTGAAAATGCCCGCTTGTTGCTGCTGTCAAACAAGGCTCAAAAGGCTGGATTAGGCAACCAAAACGATCTAGTTGGCAGATTTTTTATGGAACATCCAATTTTTCAAATTGGCGTGTTTCGACCGAAAGATCGACAGTTATTTAATTCAACAGCACTATACGATCTCCGCTGGGCAAATAATATTTTAGTTATGGGCAAACTGAGTCTGACAGACGCAGTGATGCGCCAGCAGCAATTATTAAATACGAGCCTAATTCTCGTCCCTAGATCGCTAGCATATGAGTCACCCGCTGTTAAGTCATTGAAAACTTTTCTCTCATCAATACGACAGGGCAAAGTACCACAGGCGCGATCGCATTTGCAAGCAGCAATTAATGGTATAGATGAAATTAAATCTCATATCTATAGACGCACTTTTAAAATTGAAGAAACACCCTATAGCATTAGCGAGGGTGGTTGGTCGTATTTTCAAAATAATGAAAAAAGATTTGGTGCGTTTGAAGTTTGGGCGGCTACGGAGCAAATACCGAATCCAGACATTCGAGTCACGCTAGGCGAGGAACGCGATCGCCTGGGACTCAGGAGAATACAACACATCCGCTGGCATTCGAGCGAGCTAGAAATTCAGAGCAACTTGCAGGTAGAAGAAATCCTTAGAGAAGAAATTGCTCAAGCCGATCTCGGTCAGTTTCAGTCATGGCGCGAACTGACCGGACGTACTAAACCCAAATACTACGGTGGAATGCATCACATGGGAACAACGCGAATGCATGTCGATCCCAAGCAAGGTGTGGTCGATGAAAACTGTTGTATTCATGGCATTGCTAATTTGTACGTCGCAGGCAGTTCTGTTTTTCCTACTGGGGGTGCTGCCAATCCAACTCTGACTATTGTTGCTTTAGCAATGCGACTGGCAGATCGGATTAAACAAGCGATCGAACTAGATGCGATCGCCATAGGCAACGAGCAGTTGTTGCACGTCCAGTAG
- a CDS encoding alpha/beta fold hydrolase, with amino-acid sequence MSHSAQTVRLDQSNLEADYVAPQNSTQTQLVEIWEQLLEITPISIRDNFFEIGGDSLLAVRLFAQIEQTFGKSLSLSTLLQSPTVEQLASVLGETTSPSWSSLVPIQPNGSKPPFFCVHGNGANVLVFNELANHLGTDRPFYGLQARGVDGKEAALDRIEDMAAFYIQEMRTIQPQGPYFLGGFSSGGLVAFEIAQQLHAEGEQVAFLGLFDTFVPGSFPSVSIPERLARHWRNLFRLGAKYPLKMLRSAWLRVYNKNVCRLYQLFRINWLDWPYERKRRYIGICIRRAVKAYVPQVYPGQVTLFRASEPPMGWYYMGRDFPTPDDWYDRDPQYGWGNLVGELASHDVSGHHGSMLKEPHVAGLTEKLRASLDAALNTAELTGSNHVS; translated from the coding sequence ATGAGCCATTCTGCCCAAACAGTTAGATTAGACCAATCCAATTTAGAAGCAGACTATGTAGCACCCCAGAATTCTACCCAAACTCAACTGGTAGAGATCTGGGAACAGCTTTTAGAAATTACGCCCATCAGCATCAGAGACAACTTTTTTGAGATTGGGGGAGATTCGCTACTTGCCGTCCGTTTATTCGCTCAAATCGAGCAAACATTTGGCAAAAGTCTTTCCCTATCGACCTTGCTCCAGTCTCCCACGGTGGAACAACTAGCAAGCGTTCTCGGTGAAACAACATCACCATCTTGGTCTTCGCTAGTACCAATTCAACCAAATGGCTCTAAACCACCGTTTTTTTGCGTTCATGGTAATGGCGCAAACGTGCTTGTGTTTAACGAATTAGCTAACCATTTGGGAACGGATCGACCTTTTTATGGATTGCAAGCACGCGGAGTCGATGGCAAAGAAGCAGCCTTAGATCGAATTGAAGATATGGCGGCTTTCTACATTCAAGAAATGCGTACCATCCAGCCGCAAGGACCTTACTTTTTAGGCGGCTTTTCTTCTGGAGGCTTGGTGGCGTTTGAAATCGCCCAGCAGTTGCACGCAGAAGGCGAGCAAGTTGCTTTTTTAGGTTTGTTCGATACCTTTGTACCTGGTAGTTTCCCATCAGTATCAATTCCAGAAAGACTGGCGCGTCACTGGCGCAACCTTTTCCGACTGGGAGCCAAATATCCTTTAAAAATGCTCAGAAGTGCATGGCTGAGAGTATACAACAAAAATGTTTGTCGGCTATATCAATTATTCAGAATTAACTGGCTGGACTGGCCCTACGAACGGAAAAGAAGATATATAGGAATTTGTATCAGGCGTGCAGTAAAAGCTTACGTACCGCAAGTTTACCCAGGTCAGGTGACTTTGTTTCGCGCTAGCGAACCCCCGATGGGGTGGTACTACATGGGACGAGATTTTCCCACACCCGATGATTGGTACGACCGAGATCCGCAATACGGCTGGGGGAACCTCGTCGGAGAATTGGCAAGCCACGACGTTTCCGGTCATCACGGCTCTATGCTCAAAGAGCCTCATGTCGCAGGCTTGACCGAGAAATTAAGAGCTAGCTTAGATGCCGCATTAAATACAGCAGAATTGACTGGGAGTAATCATGTTAGTTGA
- a CDS encoding class I adenylate-forming enzyme family protein — protein MNITQHIERGCHLFPDKPALIFEGTTFTYAELDRLANRVANGLRDLGVHRSDRIALFLPNIPEFIISYLGILKLGAIAVSLNAMLKSSEVKFILDDCGAKAVVTTADLVKNVPQQDLPQLKHVLIAEGTATEGTSLAELMANASPSARGVEMDRYAPAAIVYTSGTTGFPKGATLSHGNLISNSYSQQHCCGMQAEDRILLYLPLFHCFGQNAVLNAGFNACATLVLHRNFDLTQILKSVADEQITMFFGVPTVFLVLLNMDLPKDQLKSVRFYFSAAAPLPTEVAQKWYDKYGLVIHQGYGLTETSPCASYNHDYIYKPGSVGTAIENVEMKVVNNGKEVEPGEVGEIAIRGPNVMLGYWNRPFETAETIKNGWFYTGDIGRMDEDGFFYIVDRSKDMINVAGFKVYPTEVENVIYEHPAVAEVAVYGVPDLEKSEIVKANIILKPDCNVTEKQMIAFCAERMAAYKMPKAIKFVDSIPKNPTGKVLKRVLRDEAANEAALKKGSTVPAIAKPIPLVTTTSVPSNDTSGGVLKSLGNIFKRRN, from the coding sequence ATGAACATCACACAGCATATAGAACGCGGTTGTCATTTATTTCCCGATAAACCTGCATTGATTTTTGAGGGCACGACTTTTACTTATGCTGAGTTAGATCGGCTAGCTAATCGCGTTGCCAACGGGTTGCGAGATTTAGGCGTTCACCGCAGCGATCGCATTGCCTTGTTTTTGCCCAACATTCCCGAATTTATCATCTCCTATTTGGGCATTTTGAAACTGGGCGCGATCGCCGTTTCGCTCAATGCCATGCTCAAAAGCAGTGAAGTCAAGTTTATCCTCGACGACTGCGGTGCTAAGGCTGTGGTGACGACAGCAGATCTGGTGAAAAACGTTCCCCAACAAGACTTACCGCAGCTCAAACACGTTCTGATTGCTGAAGGTACGGCTACTGAGGGAACTAGCCTCGCCGAACTGATGGCAAATGCTTCACCCAGCGCCCGTGGCGTGGAAATGGATCGCTACGCTCCGGCGGCGATCGTCTATACTTCGGGAACGACAGGGTTTCCGAAGGGAGCTACCCTGTCTCATGGCAATTTAATTTCCAACAGCTACTCGCAGCAGCATTGTTGTGGAATGCAGGCAGAGGATCGGATCTTACTTTATCTGCCACTATTCCATTGTTTCGGACAAAATGCCGTCCTGAATGCCGGATTCAATGCGTGTGCCACGCTGGTATTGCACCGCAATTTCGATCTGACGCAAATCCTGAAATCTGTCGCTGACGAACAAATTACCATGTTTTTCGGCGTGCCGACAGTTTTCCTGGTGCTGCTGAATATGGATCTGCCTAAAGACCAACTCAAGTCCGTGCGGTTTTACTTTTCCGCCGCCGCACCCCTCCCAACGGAAGTTGCTCAGAAGTGGTACGACAAGTACGGGTTGGTAATTCATCAAGGCTACGGTTTAACCGAAACATCTCCCTGCGCCAGCTACAACCACGACTATATCTACAAACCTGGGTCAGTTGGGACGGCGATCGAAAATGTGGAAATGAAAGTCGTCAACAATGGCAAAGAAGTCGAGCCAGGGGAGGTAGGCGAGATCGCAATTCGGGGACCAAACGTCATGCTCGGTTATTGGAATCGTCCGTTTGAAACCGCCGAAACGATCAAAAATGGTTGGTTTTACACTGGCGATATCGGACGTATGGATGAAGACGGCTTCTTTTACATCGTCGATCGCTCTAAGGACATGATCAACGTAGCTGGGTTTAAAGTGTATCCCACGGAAGTCGAAAACGTAATCTACGAACATCCAGCCGTTGCCGAAGTTGCTGTCTATGGCGTTCCCGATTTAGAAAAAAGCGAAATCGTCAAAGCTAACATCATCCTGAAGCCGGATTGTAACGTCACCGAAAAACAGATGATTGCTTTCTGCGCCGAGAGAATGGCAGCTTACAAGATGCCAAAGGCGATTAAATTTGTCGATTCCATTCCCAAAAACCCCACAGGCAAAGTGTTGAAGCGAGTTTTGCGCGATGAAGCAGCCAACGAAGCGGCGCTGAAAAAAGGCAGTACTGTCCCGGCGATCGCCAAACCAATTCCTTTAGTCACTACAACATCAGTGCCTAGTAACGATACAAGCGGCGGCGTACTCAAATCGTTGGGGAATATTTTCAAACGTCGAAATTGA
- a CDS encoding aromatic amino acid ammonia-lyase produces MNVVDFQTNKSLPLVNDPNQTVVVGDNSLTIDDVVSVARHGAKVRLSDREDVLQGVQASCDYIADAVASGAPIYGVTSGFGGMANVVISPESAQLLQNNLIWYHKAGAGQKLSKPDVRAAMLLRANSHMYGASAIRLELIRRVEAFLNANVTPHVHEFGSIGASGDLTPLAYITGAITGLDTCYKVDFNGEEVDAPTALNRLGLQPLPLLPKEGLAMMNGTSVMTGIAANCVYDARVLLALSMGAHALAIQGLHGTNQSFHPFIHDRKPHPGQKWAASQMLDLLVGSLLIRDELNGTHDYRGGDPIQDRYSLRCLPQYMGPIVDGLAEITAQIEQEMNSVTDNPLIDAEQQASYHGGNFLGQYVGMGMDRLRYHMGMLAKHLDVQIALLVAPEFNHGLSPSLVGNRDRSVNMGLKALQITGNSIMPILSFYGNSIADRYPTHAEQFNQNINSQGFASANLARRSIEIFQQYMAVALMFGVQAVDLRTKLIAEHYDASECVSPTTRELYLAVREVVGVPPSADRPYIRNDNEQPLDDHIARIAADIAAGGRIVAAMQSVLSSLK; encoded by the coding sequence ATGAACGTAGTTGATTTCCAAACAAACAAGTCACTGCCTTTAGTTAACGATCCGAATCAGACTGTCGTTGTCGGTGACAATAGCCTGACCATAGATGATGTCGTGAGCGTGGCACGGCATGGCGCAAAAGTGCGCTTGAGCGATCGCGAAGATGTTTTGCAAGGCGTTCAGGCATCGTGCGACTATATTGCTGATGCAGTGGCATCGGGAGCGCCAATTTACGGCGTGACATCTGGTTTTGGTGGAATGGCGAATGTCGTAATCTCGCCGGAATCTGCTCAACTGTTGCAAAATAATTTGATTTGGTATCACAAGGCAGGCGCGGGACAAAAGTTGTCGAAACCAGATGTGCGGGCGGCGATGCTCTTGCGGGCTAATTCCCATATGTACGGTGCGTCAGCGATTCGGCTCGAACTGATCCGGCGCGTGGAAGCTTTCCTGAATGCCAATGTCACGCCACACGTACATGAATTTGGCTCGATTGGGGCAAGTGGCGACCTCACGCCTTTGGCATACATCACTGGTGCAATTACTGGACTCGATACCTGTTATAAAGTTGACTTCAACGGGGAAGAAGTCGATGCTCCCACGGCTCTAAATCGACTGGGACTACAACCATTGCCACTCTTACCTAAAGAAGGGCTGGCGATGATGAACGGAACTTCGGTAATGACAGGGATTGCCGCAAATTGCGTCTACGACGCAAGAGTTCTCCTCGCACTGTCAATGGGGGCGCACGCACTTGCGATTCAAGGCTTGCATGGCACGAATCAATCGTTCCACCCGTTTATCCACGATCGCAAACCGCATCCCGGTCAAAAGTGGGCAGCTAGCCAAATGCTCGATCTTTTGGTGGGTTCGCTGTTAATCCGCGATGAGTTGAATGGTACGCATGACTATCGCGGTGGAGATCCGATCCAAGACCGTTATTCCCTGCGTTGCTTGCCCCAGTATATGGGTCCCATCGTCGATGGTTTGGCAGAAATTACCGCTCAAATCGAGCAAGAAATGAACTCGGTGACTGACAATCCCCTGATCGATGCCGAGCAACAAGCCAGCTACCATGGTGGCAACTTCCTCGGACAGTACGTAGGCATGGGAATGGATCGCCTGCGCTACCACATGGGGATGTTAGCCAAGCATCTCGATGTCCAAATTGCGCTTTTGGTCGCTCCCGAATTTAACCACGGACTGTCACCGTCTTTAGTTGGTAACAGAGATCGCAGCGTCAATATGGGCTTGAAGGCACTGCAAATTACTGGCAACTCGATCATGCCCATACTATCGTTCTATGGCAACTCGATCGCCGATCGCTACCCCACCCACGCCGAACAATTCAACCAAAATATCAACAGTCAAGGATTTGCTTCCGCCAATTTAGCACGGCGATCGATCGAGATCTTCCAGCAATATATGGCAGTGGCGCTGATGTTTGGAGTTCAAGCTGTAGACTTGCGGACAAAATTAATCGCAGAACATTACGACGCAAGCGAGTGCGTTTCACCTACAACTAGAGAGTTATACTTAGCCGTGCGCGAGGTCGTTGGCGTTCCACCTTCAGCAGATCGTCCCTACATCCGCAATGATAACGAGCAACCGCTAGACGATCATATTGCTCGCATTGCCGCTGATATTGCAGCTGGAGGTCGGATTGTGGCAGCAATGCAAAGTGTTTTGTCGAGTTTGAAGTAA
- a CDS encoding GMC family oxidoreductase: protein MLVDALKLPAETLVETDICIIGAGAAGITLARELRDRQEQVCLLESGGLEYEEQIQSLYAGENTGLPYFPLKEARGRYFGGSTNLWGGWSRPMDEIDFEHRPWMPYSGWCFSKAKLDPYYERAQTACHLGPFEYDLAYWQEGLAQQQRRQVPFSTDELATYLWQIIPSTHLRFGEAYRAEIEQASNITTYLHANVLEIETNDSAQAVTRLRVASSDGKQFSVAAKVFVLAAGGIENPRLLLASNRVQSGGVGNQHDLVGRFFMEHPYLISGKLQPSRQIPLYTGRNCQIDETFVATALGLSKEVQEREQMLNFAARLIPYEEEWVRAVTRLKRLGKPRAVGHQAFPKLQEHKEQRRKYFPSIKEGNKHSNDTTLIQDLTTAIANVDRIAAKAYQKLLKKGSSKQPQLCETHLIGEQAPNPDSRITLSRDRDKLGMNRVQLDWRLSPIDKYTIKRSQQLIAAEFERSGLGKMQIEMGDDDASWRSLRGSYHHIGTTRMSNNPKEGVVDEHCQVHGIHNLYIAGSSVFPTSGLSNPTLTIVALAIRLADRIQEQMSRAEATAGAIG, encoded by the coding sequence ATGTTAGTTGATGCTTTGAAATTACCAGCAGAAACGCTGGTAGAAACAGACATTTGTATTATCGGTGCTGGTGCGGCAGGAATCACGCTCGCACGCGAATTGCGCGATCGCCAAGAACAAGTTTGTTTGCTTGAAAGTGGCGGACTCGAGTATGAGGAACAGATTCAATCGCTGTATGCGGGAGAGAATACAGGTCTACCTTATTTTCCCTTGAAAGAAGCGCGAGGGCGCTATTTTGGCGGTTCGACTAACCTCTGGGGCGGTTGGAGCCGCCCGATGGATGAAATTGATTTTGAGCATCGTCCCTGGATGCCCTATAGCGGTTGGTGTTTCAGTAAGGCGAAGTTAGACCCCTACTACGAACGGGCGCAAACTGCTTGTCATTTGGGTCCGTTTGAATACGATTTGGCATACTGGCAAGAGGGATTGGCGCAACAGCAACGGCGACAAGTGCCATTTTCGACAGACGAGCTGGCTACTTATCTGTGGCAGATTATCCCATCAACCCACCTGCGCTTTGGCGAAGCGTATCGCGCCGAGATCGAGCAGGCAAGTAATATTACCACCTATCTCCATGCTAACGTGCTGGAGATTGAAACCAACGACAGCGCTCAAGCCGTGACGCGGCTGCGGGTGGCAAGCTCCGATGGGAAACAGTTTTCGGTAGCAGCAAAAGTCTTCGTGTTGGCAGCAGGTGGAATTGAAAATCCTCGCTTGCTCTTAGCTTCCAACCGGGTGCAAAGTGGTGGAGTCGGCAACCAACACGATTTGGTGGGCAGATTCTTCATGGAGCATCCCTATTTAATTTCTGGGAAACTACAGCCTTCCCGTCAAATCCCCTTATACACGGGCAGAAATTGTCAGATTGACGAGACATTTGTGGCGACAGCTCTAGGACTATCGAAAGAAGTGCAAGAGCGCGAGCAAATGCTCAACTTTGCCGCGAGACTGATACCTTACGAGGAAGAATGGGTACGAGCGGTGACGCGGTTGAAGCGTTTAGGTAAACCGCGCGCGGTAGGACATCAAGCTTTTCCCAAGCTTCAGGAACATAAGGAACAAAGGCGGAAGTATTTCCCTAGCATTAAGGAAGGTAACAAGCACAGCAATGACACGACTTTAATTCAAGATCTGACGACGGCGATCGCCAATGTCGATCGGATTGCGGCTAAAGCCTATCAGAAGTTGCTGAAAAAAGGCTCCTCGAAACAGCCGCAATTGTGCGAAACTCACTTAATTGGCGAACAAGCACCAAATCCCGATAGCCGAATTACCCTCAGCCGCGATCGCGATAAATTAGGGATGAATCGCGTCCAGTTAGACTGGCGTTTGAGTCCGATTGACAAGTATACGATTAAGCGATCGCAGCAATTAATTGCGGCAGAATTCGAGCGGTCTGGACTTGGGAAAATGCAAATTGAAATGGGTGACGATGACGCTTCCTGGCGATCGCTGCGCGGTTCTTACCACCACATCGGCACAACCCGCATGAGTAACAATCCCAAGGAAGGTGTGGTTGACGAGCATTGTCAAGTGCATGGAATTCACAATTTATATATCGCTGGTAGTTCCGTTTTCCCCACCAGCGGACTCTCCAATCCCACACTCACGATTGTGGCTCTAGCCATCCGGCTAGCGGATCGAATTCAAGAGCAGATGAGTCGTGCTGAAGCCACAGCAGGAGCGATCGGGTAA
- a CDS encoding acyltransferase, translating to MDRSLTQNIWTQIGKIRQPDKLLSFLVTIWSRFWMKFAGLGYFGRLATWLATWFIPPYYERRRLAQYNSKGYIAPSATVYHSQLKLGANVFISDRVLIFEDRNSGSVQLGDRVRLHQDICIQTGNGGSLQIGENTSVQPRCQFSAYKSAIQIGSNVLIAPNCAFYPYDHAIAPDLPIAKQPLQTKGGIAIEDDVWLGFGVIVLDGVRIGKGAVIGAGAVVTQDIPEGAIALGVPARVVKLRSSLAESNLVPSPSN from the coding sequence ATGGATCGCAGTTTAACTCAAAATATCTGGACTCAAATTGGCAAAATAAGACAACCAGATAAATTACTCAGCTTTCTCGTAACTATCTGGTCGCGCTTTTGGATGAAATTTGCTGGATTAGGCTATTTCGGGCGATTGGCTACTTGGCTTGCTACCTGGTTCATTCCACCCTACTACGAGCGTCGTCGTTTAGCTCAATACAACTCAAAAGGATATATTGCGCCTAGTGCCACCGTGTATCACTCCCAATTGAAACTCGGCGCTAACGTTTTTATTAGCGATCGCGTTTTAATTTTTGAGGATCGCAATAGTGGTTCAGTTCAGTTAGGCGATCGGGTGCGCCTGCATCAGGATATTTGCATTCAGACGGGGAATGGTGGCAGTTTGCAAATCGGAGAGAATACATCCGTTCAGCCCCGCTGCCAGTTTTCAGCATACAAGTCAGCAATTCAAATTGGCAGCAATGTCTTGATTGCCCCAAATTGTGCTTTTTATCCCTACGATCATGCGATTGCGCCAGATCTGCCGATCGCGAAGCAACCTTTACAGACCAAAGGAGGTATCGCGATCGAAGATGATGTCTGGTTAGGCTTTGGGGTCATCGTTCTAGATGGGGTACGCATTGGTAAGGGTGCTGTCATTGGTGCTGGTGCAGTTGTGACGCAAGATATACCGGAGGGCGCGATCGCTTTGGGCGTGCCTGCTCGTGTCGTGAAACTGCGCAGTAGTCTAGCAGAGTCAAACCTCGTACCCAGCCCCAGCAATTAG
- a CDS encoding beta-1,6-N-acetylglucosaminyltransferase has product MKICYFIQSHKNPEQICRLIRAIKQGNPNSQVLVNHNFGISNLDLRDVGNYSGIELLQRSKSIKRANSSILETYLEAIRLLGDRGFDFDWLICLSGQDYPTQPISKIEQFLSKTEYDGFIRYYDPLAEKSAWNEKSIQRFFHQYVQLPDSTAWLLRKYSGKIEHYTPLIVKWRYSMVGLKTKTPFDRNFKCYRGWYWNTLSRNCIKFLINYLSEHPNILRYYKRTIGPEESLIQTVLVNSQQFNLCNDDKRYYDYPLELGGYARLLTVTDYPSVTNGNFHFARKFDAEIDSEILDLLDTQVLNNSPLAPERIQKSNSCD; this is encoded by the coding sequence ATGAAGATTTGCTATTTTATTCAAAGTCATAAAAACCCAGAGCAGATTTGCCGCTTGATTAGAGCTATTAAACAAGGTAACCCTAATTCTCAAGTATTAGTAAATCATAACTTTGGTATTTCAAATTTAGATTTAAGAGATGTCGGTAATTATTCAGGAATCGAGCTACTTCAAAGAAGTAAGTCGATTAAACGCGCCAATTCATCGATTCTAGAAACTTATTTAGAAGCCATCAGATTGCTAGGCGATCGTGGTTTTGACTTTGATTGGCTGATTTGCCTTTCTGGTCAAGATTATCCAACTCAACCCATATCTAAAATTGAGCAATTTTTATCTAAAACTGAATATGATGGCTTCATTCGCTATTACGACCCGCTAGCAGAAAAATCTGCATGGAATGAGAAGAGTATCCAGCGATTTTTTCATCAGTACGTGCAGCTTCCAGACTCAACTGCTTGGCTATTAAGAAAGTATTCTGGAAAAATTGAACACTACACGCCACTGATTGTAAAATGGCGATACTCTATGGTCGGGCTGAAAACAAAAACTCCGTTCGATCGCAATTTTAAATGTTACCGAGGATGGTACTGGAATACGCTTTCAAGAAACTGTATCAAATTTCTAATTAACTACTTGAGCGAACATCCTAACATATTGAGATATTACAAAAGAACGATCGGTCCTGAAGAATCTCTGATTCAAACCGTATTAGTTAATAGTCAGCAGTTCAATCTTTGTAATGATGACAAGCGTTATTATGATTATCCTCTAGAACTTGGAGGTTATGCTAGGTTGCTAACTGTTACAGACTACCCGAGCGTCACTAACGGTAATTTTCATTTTGCCAGAAAATTTGATGCCGAGATAGATAGTGAAATCTTAGACTTACTTGACACTCAAGTCTTAAATAATTCTCCACTTGCACCCGAACGTATTCAAAAGAGTAACAGTTGTGACTGA
- a CDS encoding glycosyltransferase family A protein, with product MKLTVIIPSYNEAGTISGQLEALTIQQWYQPWEIIISDNGSTDETVAIAEQYQERLPNLRIVDSSDRQGAAHARNVAASVAAGEALAFCDADDEVAAGWVSAMGEALSQHDFVAGKREYTKLNEPWTLSYRPLTQVDKLLTSHPPYLPHASSSNLGIKRSIHEAVGGFDETMLKVQDTDYCWRVQLAGTKLHFVPEAVVHYRLRDRIRAIYRQARLAGEYNVLLYKKYQALGMPKLSWKAGLKAWWRILKQCPQIFSQQNRVRWIAYFGRRWGRLQGCIKYQVLAL from the coding sequence ATGAAACTAACTGTAATCATTCCCTCTTACAACGAAGCTGGCACTATTTCCGGTCAACTTGAAGCACTGACAATCCAACAGTGGTATCAACCTTGGGAAATTATTATTTCTGATAACGGTTCGACAGATGAAACAGTCGCGATCGCCGAGCAATATCAGGAAAGATTACCTAACTTACGTATTGTTGACTCATCCGATCGGCAAGGTGCGGCACACGCTAGAAATGTTGCTGCATCTGTGGCTGCGGGTGAGGCATTGGCGTTTTGCGATGCTGATGACGAGGTGGCTGCTGGATGGGTATCGGCTATGGGCGAAGCGCTCTCCCAGCATGATTTTGTGGCTGGCAAACGCGAGTACACAAAACTCAACGAACCCTGGACGCTCTCGTATCGCCCTCTGACTCAGGTAGATAAGTTGCTAACTAGCCATCCCCCTTATCTACCCCATGCCTCTAGCAGCAACCTCGGGATCAAACGCTCGATTCATGAAGCTGTTGGTGGGTTTGACGAGACTATGCTCAAAGTCCAAGACACCGACTATTGCTGGAGGGTACAACTTGCTGGCACAAAACTCCATTTTGTCCCAGAGGCAGTGGTTCACTACCGCTTGCGCGATCGCATCAGGGCTATCTACCGTCAGGCGCGCCTTGCCGGAGAGTACAACGTTCTCCTGTACAAAAAATACCAAGCGCTGGGTATGCCTAAGCTTTCTTGGAAAGCAGGCTTAAAGGCTTGGTGGCGTATATTGAAGCAATGCCCGCAGATTTTTTCTCAGCAAAACCGTGTTAGATGGATAGCGTACTTCGGTCGGCGCTGGGGACGATTGCAAGGTTGTATCAAGTATCAAGTTTTAGCACTTTAG